One Thunnus thynnus chromosome 21, fThuThy2.1, whole genome shotgun sequence DNA segment encodes these proteins:
- the mrc1a gene encoding macrophage mannose receptor 1 produces the protein MLPCLNFAVILCLLQVLCITADIDSGSFLIFNENHNKCVRAESATSITVAPCDPHSKQQQFRWASQSRLLSLSLNLCLGATEIKDWVKVLLFDCDETSELQHWQCKNDTLFGLKDQDLHFNWGNRNERNIMIYKGSGLWSRWRIFGTKTDICSKGYQEVFTIGGNAFGTPCQFPFKFMEKWYSECTKDGRSDGQLWCATETDYNKDKKWGFCPTKGTSGWDTDPVTGVQYQRNAQSILTWYQARKSCQQQGADLLSIVELHEQSYISGLTNTLGTSLWIGLNSLDFESGWQWSNGNPFRYLNWAPGHPSSEPGLNCATINAAKASKWESSACTKKLGYICRKGNSTSLPPPPTQDQPSFCPSHWVPYAGHCYYLERNKKMWSDALAACHKEGGDLASIQNIEEQSFIISQSGYLPTDVLWIGLNDQRNQMLFEWSDRSHVTFTQWETGEPSHATNLQEDCVLIRGKNGKWADHMCEKTYGYICKKKASTKPAEGTHEEANPGCKLGSFRFGSHCYNIGAETKTFDDAKQACSQAGAYLVDVADRYENAFLVSLVGLRPEKYFWTGLSNTEDKHTFEWTTGRKVTFTHFNVGMPDRKQGCVAMTTGIFAGLWDVVSCSNKEKYICKKLAEDVQTTTIPPTTPVQSCASGWTPAAKRNVCYKLYRKKDQKRTWQEAQDFCKAIGGNLMSIHSSQDLSNAPFHTSNPVWIGLSSLGTSEGFTWTDGSPFGYENWGYGEPNNHNNNEHCAEIQFYYGRHWNDRHCESYNDWICQIHKGATPNPEPAVVVTVYNTTEDGWVIYNDTQYFINLDNLAMDAARTFCKKNFGELAVITGESERKFLWKQISKGSEGQYYIGLTVDLDKTFSWVDGTPVTYTAWERNEPNFANNDENCVTIYKGMGYWNDINCGIELPSICKRSSSFVNTTMAPTTVPKGGCAPEWVSFQGKCYKFIVGNDKATWQNARASCKNQGGNLVSVVSESEQAFLTTQMQRYNEDLWIGMNDVNWEMHFVWTDGKGVSYTNWAKGHPTTVPDGRYSFMDEVFDCVIMVGGTSKLTGSWKVEDCHSKCGFICKRNVDSQIVVPPTTVSPKAFYQLGNDSYKLVAQKMRWDEARRQCQADDADLASILNPVTHAYITLQIAKHNEPLWIGLNSNVTGGRYKWVDNWLLSFTKWGTDEPKHNYGCVYMDVDRTWKTAPCTNSYYSLCKRSPDIAPTEPPQLPGNCPEPKKRRTWIPFRGHCYSFLSSVVDNWAHASVECLKIGASLVSIQDPQEGLFIQQNLELLQDGAKSFWIGLYKTHEGNWMWIDSSAVDYTNWKTGMPKSDSCVDIHSDSGTWSTSSCSRYRSYICKTPKVIPPTEKPPSVAHVVEKASHGSAGITVAIILVVIAVVGLGAFLLFRKRIPSPVLGECTFDNKLYFNNPIRATVDTKGLVANIEQNEQA, from the exons ATGTTACCCTGTTTAAATTTTGCTGTGATCCTCTGTCTCCTGCAAGTTCTCTGCATTACTGCTGATATAG ACAGTGGCTCCTTTCTGATCTTCAATGAGAACCACAACAAGTGCGTAAGGGCGGAGAGTGCCACCTCAATAACGGTGGCCCCTTGTGATCCTCActccaaacagcagcagtttcgCTGGGCCTCACAGTCGCGCCTCCTCAGTCTGTCGCTCAATCTCTGTCTAGGGGCCACAGAGATAAAAGACTGGGTGAAGGTGCTCCTCTTCGACTGTGACGAGACCAGTGAACTCCAGCACTGGCAGTGTAAGAATGACACTCTCTTTGGCCTGAAAGACCAGGACCTCCACTTCAACTGGGGCAACCGCAATGAGAGGAACATTATGATTTACAAGGGCTCAGGGCTCTGGAGCCGCTGGAGGATATTCGGCACTAAGACCGACATTTGTTCAAAAGGGTATCAAG AGGTTTTCACAATAGGGGGAAATGCATTTGGAACCCCGTGTCAGTTCCCATTTAAGTTTATGGAGAAGTGGTACTCTGAGTGCACAAAGGACGGTCGCTCAGACGGACAGCTGTGGTGTGCCACGGAGACAGATTACAATAAAGATAAGAAGTGGGGCTTTTGTCCCACCAAAG GAACCTCAGGCTGGGACACCGACCCAGTCACAGGGGTTCAGTATCAGAGGAACGCACAGTCAATATTAACCTGGTATCAGGCCAGAAagagctgccagcagcaggGAGCAGACCTCCTCAGCATTGTCGAGCTCCATGAGCAGTCGTACATTTCAG GATTGACCAACACTTTGGGAACATCTCTGTGGATTGGACTAAACAGCTTGGATTTTGAGAGTGGATGGCAGTGGAGCAATGGAAACCCATTCAGATATTTAAACTGGGCCCCAG GCCATCCCTCTTCAGAGCCTGGGCTTAATTGTGCAACCATAAATGCTGCAAAAGCCTCAAAATGGGAGAGTAGCGCCTGCACCAAGAAACTTGGTTACATATGTCGCAAAGGAAACTCTACCAGTCTCCCCCCACCACCAA CCCAAGACCAGCCTAGCTTCTGCCCCAGTCACTGGGTTCCTTATGCTGGTCACTGTTACTACCTGGAGAGGAATAAAAAGATGTGGAGCGATGCATTGGCTGCCTGCCACAAAGAAGGAGGAGATTTGGCCAGCATACAAAATATAGAAGAGCAGAGCTTCATCATATCTCAATCTGGATACT TGCCGACAGATGTGCTCTGGATTGGCTTGAACGATCAGAGGAACCAGATGCTGTTTGAATGGTCTGATCGCTCCCACGTTACCTTCACCCAGTGGGAGACTGGTGAGCCGTCTCATGCCACTAACCTCCAAGAGGACTGTGTCCTCATCAGAGGAAAG AATGGGAAGTGGGCAGATCACATGTGTGAAAAGACATATGGATACATCTGCAAGAAGAAGGCCTCTACTAAACCAGCTGAAGGCACCCATGAGGAAGCCAACCCTGGATGCAAGCTT GGCTCATTCAGGTTCGGTTCACATTGTTACAACATTGGAGCTGAGACAAAAACTTTCGATGACGCAAAGCAGGCATGCTCACAGGCCGGTGCTTACCTTGTGGATGTGGCTGACAg ATATGAAAATGCCTTCTTGGTCAGTTTGGTGGGTTTGAGACCAGAAAAGTATTTCTGGACAGGTTTGTCCAACACAGAAGATAAACACACTTTTGAGTGGACCACCGGGAGAAAGGTCACATTTACTCATTTCAATGTGGGCATGCCAG acagaaaacaaggaTGCGTTGCCATGACCACAGGGATTTTTGCTGGATTATGGGATGTTGTCAGCTGCAGCAACAAGGAGAAATATATCTGCAAGAAGCTGGCAGAGGATGTACAGACGACAACAATTCCCCCCACCACCCCGGTCCAGAGCTGTGCCTCTGGGTGGACCCCTGCTGCCAAAAGGAATGTCTGCTACAAA CTTTACAGAAAGAAGGACCAAAAGAGGACTTGGCAAGAAGCGCAGGACTTCTGCAAGGCCATTGGTGGTAACTTGATGAGCATACACAGTTCGCAGGACCTGAGCAATGCTCC GTTTCATACCTCTAATCCAGTCTGGATTGGCCTCAGTTCCCTGGGTACCAGTGAAGGTTTTACCTGGACTGATGGGTCGCCT TTTGGCTATGAGAACTGGGGCTATGGGGAACCGAACAACCACAATAACAACGAACATTGTGCAGAAATCCAGTTTTATTATGGACGGCACTGGAACGATCGGCACTGTGAGTCCTATAATGACTGGATCTGCCAGATACACAAAG GTGCGACTCCCAACCCTGAGCCGGCTGTAGTTGTAACAG TATACAACACCACAGAAGATGGCTGGGTAATATACAATGACACACAGTATTTCATCAATCTTGACAACCTAGCTATGGACGCTGCCAGAacattctgcaaaaaaaacTTTGGTGAACTTGCGGTCATCACAGGGGAGAGTGAGAGGAAGTTCCTTTGGAAACAG ATATCAAAAGGCTCAGAAGGACAGTACTACATTGGCTTGACAGTGGATTTGGATAAGACATTTAG CTGGGTGGATGGCACCCCTGTAACTTACACTGCATGGGAACGGAACGAGCCCAACTTTGCTAACAATGATGAAAACTGTGTGACTATATACAAGGGCATGG GTTACTGGAATGATATTAATTGTGGTATCGAGCTACCATCTATCTGCAAAAGAAGCAGTAGTTTTGTCAATACAACAATGGCCCCCACCACTGTTCCCAAGGGAGGATGTGCCCCAGAATGGGTATCTTTCCAAGGAAAG TGCTACAAATTCATCGTGGGGAATGACAAAGCGACTTGGCAGAATGCCAGGGCGTCCTGCAAAAACCAGGGAGGAAATCTGGTTTCTGTCGTCAGTGAGAGCGAGCAAG CATTCCTAACAACACAGATGCAGAGATACAATGAGGATTTGTGGATTGGCATGAATGATGTCAACTGGGAGATGCACTTTGTGTGGACGGACGGCAAAGGCGTCTCATACACCAACTGGGCCAAAGGGCATCCAACAACAGTGCCTGATGGGCGCTATTCATTTATGGATGAG GTTTTTGACTGTGTAATTATGGTGGGCGGGACCTCCAAACTAACAGGATCGTGGAAGGTGGAAGACTGTCACTCAAAATGTGGCTTCATCTGTAAAAGAAACGTTG ATTCTCAGATTGTAGTCCCACCCACCACTGTGTCACCAAAAGCGTTCTACCAGCTCGGCAATGACTCCTACAAACTGGTGGCCCAGAAGATGAGATGGGATGAGGCGAGGAGGCAGTGCCAGGCAGACGATGCAGATCTGGCCAGTATCCTGAACCCCGTCACCCATGCATACATCACCTTGCAGATTGCCAAGCACAATGAGCCTTTGTGGATTGGCCTCAACAGCAATGTG ACTGGCGGGCGGTACAAGTGGGTCGATAACTGGCTTCTGTCTTTTACCAAATGGGGCACAGATGAACCTAAACATAACTATGGCTGTGTGTATATGGATGTGGACAGAACATGGAAGACTGCACCGTGTACCAACAGCTACTACTCCCTTTGCAAGAGGTCACCAG ACATAGCTCCCACTGAGCCCCCACAGCTCCCTGGAAACTGTCCAGAACCAAAGAAGAGAAGAACCTGGATACCCTTCAGAGGCCATTGTTATTCCTTCCTCAGCTCCGTCGTGGACAACTGGGCCCATGCCTCGGTTGAATGTCTGAAAATTG gTGCGTCTCTGGTGAGTATTCAGGACCCTCAGGAGGGTCTTTTCATACAACAGAACCTGGAGCTTCTACAGGACGGTGCCAAGTCCTTCTGGATTGGCCTGTATAAGACCCATGAAG GTAATTGGATGTGGATCGATAGCAGTGCTGTGGACTATACCAATTGGAAAACGGGGATGCCAAAGTCAGATTCATGTGTGGATATCCACTCTGACAGTGGAACATGGAGTacaagcagctgcagcagatacAGGTCTTACATCTGCAAAACACCCAAAG ttattccACCAACAGAAAAGCCTCCATCTGTTG CACACGTCGTTGAAAAGGCTTCACATGGGTCTGCTGGTATCACTGTGGCTATAATACTGGTAGTAATTGCTGTAGTGGGACTCGGAGCCTTCCTCCTTTTCCGTAAACGGATACCCAGCCCTGTCTTGGGAGAATGCACCTTCGACAACAAGTTGTACTTCAACAATCCAATCCGAGCCACTGTAGACACCAAGGGCCTGGTGGCCAACATAGAGCAAAATGAACAAGCATAG